From the Bacteroidia bacterium genome, one window contains:
- the rplK gene encoding 50S ribosomal protein L11 has protein sequence MAKKITGYIKLQIPAGQANPAPPVGPALGQKGVNIMEFCKQFNARTQEKMGLIIPVVITVYGDKSFTFITKTPPAAVLLKKASKADKGSAEPHRNKVAKVTNAQVREIAELKMPDLNAHTVEAAMSMVAGTARSMGITVEE, from the coding sequence ATGGCAAAGAAAATCACGGGGTACATCAAGCTCCAGATTCCCGCAGGACAGGCGAATCCCGCCCCTCCTGTCGGCCCCGCGCTCGGTCAAAAGGGCGTGAACATCATGGAGTTCTGCAAGCAGTTCAACGCACGCACGCAGGAAAAGATGGGGCTCATTATCCCCGTCGTCATCACGGTGTACGGCGACAAGTCCTTTACGTTCATCACCAAGACGCCGCCTGCGGCCGTCCTGCTGAAGAAGGCCTCCAAGGCCGATAAGGGCTCCGCGGAACCGCACCGCAATAAAGTGGCGAAAGTGACCAACGCACAGGTTCGCGAAATCGCTGAATTGAAAATGCCGGATCTGAACGCACATACCGTCGAAGCAGCCATGAGCATGGTTGCCGGTACCGCGCGCAGTATGGGTATTACCGTCGAGGAATAA
- the nusG gene encoding transcription termination/antitermination protein NusG encodes MATEAEKQQVDHLRWYAIRSYSGHENKVKSYIENEVRQSDPSMRMEERIVDVIVPTEKVYEIRGGKKRTKTKNFFPGYILIHCVLDRDTKHLILNTPSVISFVGPKGQPAPLREDEVNKILGRMEERRDNEVPEVRFRVGDPVRVIDGPFNTFSGFVQEVNQEKSKLKVMVSIFGRKTPVELDFSQVEFDT; translated from the coding sequence GTGGCGACGGAAGCAGAAAAGCAACAGGTTGACCATCTTCGCTGGTATGCGATCCGCTCGTATTCCGGCCATGAGAATAAGGTCAAATCCTACATCGAAAACGAGGTCCGGCAATCCGATCCGTCCATGCGTATGGAGGAGCGGATCGTCGACGTTATCGTACCCACGGAAAAAGTGTATGAAATCCGTGGAGGGAAGAAGCGCACGAAGACCAAGAATTTCTTCCCCGGCTATATCCTGATCCATTGTGTTCTGGACCGCGACACGAAGCACCTCATTCTCAACACCCCATCGGTCATTTCCTTCGTTGGCCCCAAAGGACAACCCGCCCCGCTCCGTGAGGACGAGGTGAATAAAATCCTGGGCCGGATGGAGGAGCGCCGCGACAACGAAGTACCGGAAGTGCGCTTCCGTGTGGGCGACCCCGTGCGCGTTATCGATGGTCCTTTCAACACCTTCAGCGGTTTTGTGCAGGAAGTGAACCAGGAAAAGAGCAAGCTGAAAGTGATGGTCTCGATCTTCGGACGCAAAACGCCGGTCGAGCTGGATTTCAGTCAAGTGGAATTCGATACGTAA
- the secE gene encoding preprotein translocase subunit SecE, giving the protein MKQKIIDFLNGVTKEMKKVTWPTQEELKESTVVVLVSTLIVGMFISLVDVVFTKLMETLLGS; this is encoded by the coding sequence ATGAAACAAAAAATTATCGACTTTCTTAACGGCGTTACCAAGGAAATGAAGAAGGTGACGTGGCCGACGCAGGAAGAGCTCAAAGAATCGACCGTTGTCGTTCTTGTCTCCACCCTCATCGTGGGCATGTTCATCTCCCTTGTCGATGTCGTCTTCACAAAACTGATGGAAACGCTGTTAGGCAGCTGA
- the rpmG gene encoding 50S ribosomal protein L33, giving the protein MAKSNKGRIIITLESTAGTGYRYSTKKNKQLHPQRVEHKKYDPVVRKHVIFKETK; this is encoded by the coding sequence ATGGCAAAGAGCAACAAAGGCCGCATTATCATCACGCTGGAAAGTACCGCCGGTACCGGCTACCGGTACTCCACGAAAAAGAACAAGCAGCTCCATCCTCAGCGGGTTGAGCACAAAAAGTACGATCCCGTGGTGCGCAAGCACGTCATTTTCAAGGAAACGAAATAA
- a CDS encoding alpha/beta fold hydrolase, whose protein sequence is MTRYKALLILAGAFLLVHCQSKSDGHVTAGVSAAARGNSAALAAARGGEEEVTFTTSDGVRISGTLYTAGSKAPAVLCLHQWRSDRASFAGLARTLQAAGITVLAIDMRGYGGSTRTSGGASVRPDRKARADVEASIAFMRQHASVDPARIGIIGASYGSSNALQYAAADSRIKTLVLLSPGLNYFNELPTEDAARTWGARPLLAVASSEDVRSVETLQAYAKLASGAQTQLYENAGHGTDMLHSARGLDGLIAQHLKKNL, encoded by the coding sequence ATGACGCGTTACAAAGCACTATTGATTCTGGCGGGCGCATTTCTGCTCGTCCACTGCCAATCGAAAAGCGACGGTCACGTAACGGCGGGAGTCTCGGCGGCCGCCCGCGGGAACAGTGCCGCACTGGCCGCCGCACGAGGAGGCGAGGAGGAGGTCACCTTCACCACCAGCGACGGCGTGCGCATCAGCGGAACGCTGTATACGGCGGGCAGCAAGGCGCCTGCGGTGCTGTGCCTGCATCAGTGGCGCAGCGACAGAGCCAGCTTCGCCGGTCTTGCACGAACACTGCAAGCCGCGGGAATAACCGTCCTCGCCATCGACATGCGTGGCTATGGCGGATCGACGCGTACCTCCGGAGGCGCTTCCGTGCGGCCCGACCGCAAGGCGAGAGCCGACGTCGAAGCATCCATTGCCTTCATGCGGCAACATGCCTCGGTGGATCCGGCACGCATAGGTATCATCGGCGCCTCGTATGGCAGCAGCAATGCCCTCCAGTATGCCGCAGCCGACAGCCGCATCAAAACACTGGTACTGCTCAGTCCCGGGCTCAATTATTTCAACGAACTTCCCACCGAAGATGCAGCCCGTACCTGGGGCGCACGCCCACTGTTGGCGGTGGCGAGTTCGGAAGATGTACGCTCGGTCGAGACCCTGCAGGCGTACGCAAAACTGGCTTCCGGTGCGCAAACACAGCTCTATGAGAACGCCGGCCATGGCACGGACATGCTCCATTCCGCGCGCGGACTCGACGGTCTCATCGCCCAGCACCTGAAAAAAAATCTGTAA
- the miaA gene encoding tRNA (adenosine(37)-N6)-dimethylallyltransferase MiaA: MPLPPVITVLTGPTASGKTEVSLLLAELLGAEIINADSRQVFRGFDIGTAKPSSKELGRIPHHGIDICGPEDNWTAGDFYREAQVWMHDITERGKKVLVVGGSGLYVRALTDGIFEGPSPDPALRENLLRRLQNEGLAALRTQLQDLDPEIIRSIDQDNPARVLRALEVCLQSGRPYSDIRRERMPTIPYRSVILGLHWDRPLLYRRIDARVSAMMEHGFADEVAALLSAGVSPDCQAMQSVGYKELTAYFSGSFEMDEAVRRIQQHTRNFAKRQMTWFRRETRMQWISAEDDPGILAAKAAAIVREGGQVQETTWKE; encoded by the coding sequence ATGCCACTCCCTCCGGTCATCACGGTGCTCACCGGCCCTACGGCTTCGGGAAAAACAGAGGTGTCGTTGCTTCTGGCCGAGCTCCTCGGGGCCGAAATCATCAATGCGGACTCCCGCCAGGTTTTTCGCGGCTTCGATATCGGTACTGCGAAGCCCTCATCCAAGGAACTCGGGCGCATACCCCACCACGGAATCGACATCTGCGGACCGGAAGACAATTGGACGGCGGGGGATTTTTACCGTGAAGCCCAGGTATGGATGCACGACATCACGGAGCGCGGCAAGAAGGTGCTCGTGGTTGGCGGGTCCGGCTTGTACGTTCGGGCACTCACGGACGGGATATTCGAGGGACCATCACCTGATCCGGCGCTGCGTGAGAACTTGCTGCGGCGCCTGCAGAACGAAGGGCTCGCAGCATTACGCACACAGCTCCAAGATCTGGACCCCGAAATCATACGGAGTATCGATCAGGACAATCCTGCGCGTGTCCTCCGTGCGTTGGAGGTCTGCCTTCAGAGCGGAAGGCCGTATTCGGACATCCGGCGCGAACGTATGCCGACAATCCCCTATCGCAGCGTCATTCTCGGACTTCATTGGGACCGGCCGCTGTTGTACAGACGCATCGACGCCCGTGTCAGCGCCATGATGGAACACGGTTTCGCGGATGAAGTCGCGGCTCTGCTCAGCGCGGGCGTCAGTCCCGATTGCCAGGCAATGCAATCGGTTGGTTATAAGGAATTGACGGCGTACTTTTCTGGTTCATTCGAGATGGATGAAGCTGTACGACGGATACAGCAGCATACACGGAATTTTGCGAAGCGGCAGATGACATGGTTCAGGCGCGAGACTCGAATGCAATGGATCTCTGCGGAGGACGATCCGGGAATTCTGGCTGCGAAAGCTGCCGCGATCGTGCGAGAGGGCGGGCAAGTGCAAGAAACGACCTGGAAGGAGTGA
- a CDS encoding protein-L-isoaspartate(D-aspartate) O-methyltransferase, whose protein sequence is MNAKPTGRHQDVARSQLIELLRKKGITDEAVLGAIAAVPRQEFVQDVFQSRAWEDSALPISCQQTISQPYTVAFMTQALAVRRGDKVLEIGTGSGYQACLLAALGARVFTIERHFALLEEARVRFDRLGFNIASKVGDGSVGWSQFAPYDGIIVTAGAPDVPSSLLRQLADGGRMVIPVGGENTQDMVLVHRNGEEFTSARSAGFKFVPLIGKEGWKKG, encoded by the coding sequence ATGAACGCGAAACCTACAGGCAGACACCAGGACGTAGCGCGGTCACAGCTCATCGAGCTTCTCCGTAAAAAAGGCATCACCGACGAAGCCGTGCTCGGAGCGATTGCCGCAGTTCCGCGACAGGAATTTGTGCAGGACGTTTTTCAATCCCGTGCGTGGGAAGACAGCGCCCTGCCTATCTCCTGCCAGCAAACCATATCGCAACCGTACACAGTGGCATTTATGACGCAGGCCCTCGCCGTTCGCCGCGGCGACAAGGTGCTTGAGATCGGGACGGGCAGCGGGTATCAGGCGTGCCTTCTTGCCGCGCTGGGTGCGAGAGTATTCACCATAGAAAGGCACTTCGCGCTGCTCGAAGAGGCGCGCGTGCGTTTTGATCGATTGGGATTCAACATCGCTTCAAAGGTGGGGGATGGAAGCGTCGGGTGGTCCCAGTTTGCGCCCTACGACGGCATCATTGTCACAGCGGGAGCTCCCGACGTCCCCTCGTCGCTGCTGCGTCAGCTTGCGGATGGCGGACGCATGGTCATTCCTGTCGGAGGGGAGAACACGCAGGACATGGTGCTCGTACATCGCAATGGGGAAGAGTTTACCTCCGCCCGCAGCGCGGGCTTCAAGTTCGTTCCGCTCATAGGCAAGGAAGGCTGGAAAAAGGGCTGA
- the cdaA gene encoding diadenylate cyclase CdaA — MLFDIGFLTLSWTDLLDVAVVTFIFYRLYLIMRGTIAIQIFLGLLVVVAGSFVASSLDLQAVSWILKTLTDIWVIAFIILFQPELRRLLVILGRGRLMANLVRRSMNETIDAVVEACEEMAQRQTGALIIMTRTTGIRMIIESGVPLNAEVSKQLLLSIFNPKAPLHDGAVVIKDRVVMAARCTLPLSAQLQIDGFIMGMRHRSAVGISEQTDVLAIVVSEETGTISVAEDGILRRNFAPEQLRTHLRQALNVSSKSHFDAMLRRTVNESSDA; from the coding sequence ATGCTGTTTGACATCGGTTTTCTCACGCTGAGCTGGACGGACCTGCTGGACGTGGCGGTGGTGACGTTCATTTTCTACCGCCTGTATCTCATAATGCGTGGCACCATCGCGATACAAATATTTCTGGGCTTGCTTGTCGTGGTGGCCGGATCCTTCGTCGCATCGTCACTGGATCTTCAGGCCGTGTCGTGGATTCTGAAAACACTGACCGACATCTGGGTTATCGCTTTCATTATCCTTTTTCAACCCGAGTTGCGAAGGCTGCTCGTCATCCTGGGACGCGGGCGTCTTATGGCCAACCTCGTACGCAGAAGCATGAACGAGACCATCGACGCGGTTGTCGAGGCGTGCGAAGAAATGGCCCAGCGCCAGACGGGAGCCCTCATCATCATGACGCGGACCACGGGCATACGAATGATTATCGAATCGGGAGTACCGCTGAACGCAGAAGTCAGTAAACAGCTCCTCCTCTCCATCTTCAATCCGAAAGCTCCGCTGCACGACGGCGCAGTGGTGATCAAGGATCGTGTTGTCATGGCCGCCCGCTGTACGCTGCCGCTCAGTGCACAGCTGCAGATAGATGGCTTTATCATGGGCATGCGACACCGCTCGGCAGTGGGCATATCGGAGCAAACCGACGTTCTGGCCATCGTCGTTTCCGAGGAGACCGGGACAATATCCGTTGCGGAGGATGGGATCTTGCGGCGCAATTTCGCACCCGAACAGCTGCGCACCCACCTCCGGCAGGCACTCAACGTGTCATCGAAATCGCATTTTGACGCAATGCTCAGGCGCACAGTGAACGAAAGCAGCGACGCATGA
- the folP gene encoding dihydropteroate synthase, translated as MQKSESTYLLRLASRTLDLRTRPCVMGIVNATPDSFSDGGLHASSSEAVDFALRMVEDGADIIDVGGESTRPGAHDVAIDEELRRVIPLIERLRAASPIPISVDTRKAPVAEAALTAGADIINDVSALRFDEAMIDVAAASGAPLVIMHMSGTPATMQDNPEYHDVVSAVADFFHERLAACTAKGIRQVILDPGIGFGKTLRHNLALIGSVPRFCDLGAPVMVGVSRKSLIGQITGRAVDQRLAGSLAAAVLALRYGASVFRVHDVRETRDALDVAAAILEEEQHYAV; from the coding sequence ATGCAAAAATCTGAATCGACATATCTGCTGCGGCTGGCATCGCGAACGCTCGATCTGCGTACGAGACCCTGCGTCATGGGGATTGTCAATGCGACGCCCGATTCGTTCTCCGACGGAGGGCTGCATGCTTCAAGCTCTGAAGCGGTCGACTTCGCACTGCGTATGGTGGAAGACGGCGCTGACATTATCGATGTGGGAGGGGAATCCACGCGCCCCGGCGCCCACGACGTCGCCATCGACGAGGAGTTGCGCCGCGTCATTCCACTGATCGAAAGACTCCGGGCGGCGTCGCCGATACCCATCTCCGTGGATACCCGCAAAGCGCCAGTAGCCGAGGCGGCACTGACGGCGGGGGCGGATATTATCAACGACGTCAGCGCGCTACGCTTCGACGAAGCGATGATTGACGTCGCGGCGGCAAGCGGGGCGCCGCTGGTGATCATGCACATGTCCGGCACTCCGGCTACGATGCAGGACAATCCGGAGTACCACGATGTCGTGAGCGCGGTAGCCGATTTTTTCCACGAACGCCTGGCCGCATGCACTGCGAAAGGAATTCGACAGGTCATTCTGGATCCCGGCATCGGCTTCGGGAAAACCTTGCGGCATAATCTCGCGCTTATCGGATCCGTGCCGCGGTTTTGTGACCTCGGAGCGCCCGTGATGGTCGGGGTCTCACGAAAATCGCTGATTGGTCAGATAACCGGCCGTGCGGTGGACCAGCGCCTTGCAGGCAGCCTCGCAGCGGCGGTGCTCGCCCTGCGGTATGGTGCGTCGGTCTTTCGCGTGCACGACGTGCGCGAAACCCGCGATGCGCTGGACGTCGCCGCAGCGATACTCGAGGAGGAGCAACACTATGCTGTTTGA
- a CDS encoding T9SS type A sorting domain-containing protein: MKLRFSLRVLALAMLLILGLGDASAQITVTIGTGTSTQSYPVNMVWWYSRSEAVYTAANLAAGGWIGGPGTITNLRWNVASASSYTPQLGSMLYIYLENTTQTTMSTGAPSTSGTLVWSGTHPLFNVTGWWNFTLTTPFLYSGGNVIVRVVRDDTNWGSGPSFYYTTSTTTQHRSAAADNNPPTSLSANTSLPNIQMVLSPSGDPPPTITVTSQPSCGGSANTTVTATITDNNSVAATAIWFRKNTGSWFNAAATSVVGSTYTFTINHATLGGVALGDVVYWYIGARDNNNNVATSPFGGSGTTPPGSTPPATVNSYGIAVSLPYSQSFDAVGHGWTFGGTNSSWRVGTPGGSIGTTAASPPNALLMQTTSNTYNNSENSWAMSPPMSFVGAVNDPVLAFSRKYDFESSWDGAWVEYTTNGGTTWLTLGTFPPLPSSLNWYNVASVISWAGPCWNGTAASTWVRSVHTLTGLAGQQCVQIRFRGSSDGSVIYAGMAIDDLVVGDFPQKDIEVVSAHVGYAVNRWAQVQGQPHTVSAVIKTNGWETPPTSVTLVYKAGSLPASTGDGVSQTFTPTWAGGQATVTFTTPYTPTALGPVTVYVRAFYTGDGAPGNDNSSYLMNVQIDKVYGFENFEGLSPSGLPSNFRSGWTVINNGGANTWGVYIYVPVSSQVGAYLTDLNANDYLVSPPALLRAGSSYRVRFKYGGCPGAAGPITLALLVGQTPNPATMTVVNTWVVPQTGVPIDAAGTIPGTAPYFNTDPSAPANYYIAFQVSNPSGANSCVAIDDIIMDDNPSPPPKIGYGFPGSPITSYVDDPGIPIQITANYKQPGLINKTYAVSTTTNIFGTLGDFLWDVTTTTPWITLTKSTPDPTLQGYNFTPPRPRQFQTFTMTIDPSGLPIGVHRGELQFYGMLFNNDFPPPMNGLRATNEVFRVVVELRVVASGGGYAPTSQSRTLGPMTAPNTYIFTDAATGDPIGTVHMTSGTVNSMTITVFPNQLPQNLARMHYVKRYWQITHSGGSWTADITFPYAPQEAAMVQDPLQLRGVRQAVMLGQWENPIAGTTSASDPANSQVKVFSLNPGNVGGNIALAHPYGFVKADGDVPVSFSLDQNYPNPFNPSTSISFGVAEERAVRIVVYNQLGAEVAELVNETMPAGRYTTLFDARDLPSGTYICRMIAGDYVKTIQMMLSK, translated from the coding sequence ATGAAGCTACGTTTCTCACTGCGAGTTCTCGCGCTCGCGATGCTGTTGATCCTGGGGTTGGGAGACGCATCCGCCCAGATCACAGTGACCATCGGCACAGGGACCTCAACACAGTCCTATCCGGTTAATATGGTCTGGTGGTACAGCCGCTCGGAAGCGGTGTATACCGCCGCTAATCTTGCGGCGGGAGGGTGGATCGGTGGTCCGGGTACCATCACCAATCTCCGCTGGAATGTTGCATCTGCAAGTTCTTACACGCCGCAACTCGGATCGATGTTGTACATCTATCTCGAGAACACGACACAAACGACCATGTCGACCGGTGCTCCCTCGACATCGGGTACCCTGGTCTGGAGTGGCACACATCCACTGTTCAACGTCACCGGATGGTGGAACTTCACATTGACCACGCCCTTCCTCTACTCGGGAGGCAATGTTATCGTGCGAGTGGTTCGAGACGACACCAACTGGGGCAGCGGTCCGTCCTTCTACTATACCACGTCCACGACCACGCAGCATCGCAGCGCTGCGGCCGACAACAATCCACCGACGAGTTTGAGCGCAAATACCTCGTTGCCGAATATCCAGATGGTATTGAGCCCATCAGGCGATCCTCCTCCGACGATCACTGTGACGAGTCAGCCCTCCTGCGGCGGCTCAGCAAACACGACGGTCACGGCTACGATTACCGATAACAACTCCGTCGCTGCGACGGCGATCTGGTTCCGCAAGAACACCGGTTCATGGTTCAATGCCGCAGCCACGTCTGTGGTTGGCAGCACGTACACCTTTACCATCAACCACGCAACGCTTGGCGGCGTCGCTCTCGGAGACGTGGTCTACTGGTACATTGGTGCCCGTGACAACAACAACAATGTCGCGACCTCGCCTTTCGGAGGCAGCGGCACGACGCCTCCAGGTTCGACACCGCCAGCTACTGTCAATTCCTATGGTATCGCAGTCTCTCTGCCGTACTCGCAGAGCTTCGATGCGGTGGGTCATGGCTGGACCTTTGGCGGTACGAACTCAAGTTGGCGCGTCGGCACTCCGGGCGGCAGTATCGGTACGACGGCTGCCTCTCCGCCCAACGCGCTGCTTATGCAGACGACGTCCAACACCTACAACAACAGCGAGAATTCCTGGGCCATGTCGCCACCGATGAGCTTTGTTGGCGCGGTAAATGACCCCGTACTTGCCTTTTCTCGCAAGTATGATTTCGAGTCCTCCTGGGACGGCGCATGGGTGGAATACACGACCAACGGAGGTACAACCTGGTTGACTCTCGGAACTTTCCCGCCGTTGCCGTCCTCCCTCAACTGGTACAACGTCGCCAGCGTCATCTCCTGGGCCGGCCCATGCTGGAACGGTACCGCAGCGAGCACGTGGGTGCGTTCGGTGCATACGCTCACCGGTCTCGCGGGACAGCAGTGTGTTCAGATCCGTTTCCGCGGCAGTTCCGACGGTTCGGTGATTTACGCCGGCATGGCGATCGATGACCTCGTGGTAGGCGACTTCCCGCAGAAGGACATCGAAGTCGTGTCCGCGCATGTCGGTTACGCTGTTAATCGCTGGGCACAGGTGCAGGGTCAGCCGCATACTGTCAGCGCAGTGATCAAAACCAACGGCTGGGAAACCCCGCCGACGTCCGTGACTCTGGTGTACAAGGCGGGCAGTTTGCCGGCCAGCACCGGCGACGGCGTGTCGCAAACCTTCACCCCTACCTGGGCCGGCGGACAGGCAACAGTTACCTTTACGACGCCGTACACACCAACCGCACTCGGTCCGGTGACCGTGTATGTCCGCGCATTCTATACGGGCGATGGCGCACCCGGCAATGACAACAGTTCCTATCTGATGAACGTGCAGATTGACAAGGTGTACGGTTTCGAGAATTTCGAAGGTCTGTCTCCTAGCGGTCTGCCGAGCAATTTCCGCAGCGGCTGGACTGTCATCAACAATGGCGGCGCGAACACCTGGGGTGTGTACATCTATGTACCAGTCTCAAGTCAGGTTGGCGCGTATCTCACTGACCTGAACGCAAACGATTACCTCGTGAGCCCTCCCGCACTTCTTCGCGCTGGTTCGAGCTATCGCGTGCGCTTCAAGTACGGCGGTTGCCCCGGTGCAGCGGGACCGATCACGCTTGCTCTGCTTGTCGGGCAGACGCCGAATCCCGCCACGATGACGGTGGTGAACACTTGGGTGGTCCCGCAGACGGGTGTGCCCATCGACGCCGCCGGCACCATTCCGGGTACGGCTCCGTATTTCAACACGGATCCATCAGCACCGGCGAATTACTACATCGCCTTCCAGGTTTCCAACCCGTCCGGTGCCAACAGTTGTGTCGCGATCGACGACATCATCATGGACGACAACCCGTCGCCGCCGCCGAAAATCGGTTACGGCTTCCCCGGCTCGCCGATCACCTCGTATGTGGACGATCCGGGCATTCCCATTCAGATCACGGCCAACTACAAACAACCGGGCCTGATCAACAAGACCTATGCCGTTTCGACGACGACGAACATCTTCGGTACCCTTGGCGACTTCCTCTGGGATGTGACGACCACGACCCCGTGGATCACGCTGACCAAGTCCACACCGGATCCGACGCTGCAGGGCTACAACTTCACCCCGCCGCGTCCGCGTCAGTTCCAGACCTTCACCATGACCATTGATCCGTCGGGCCTGCCCATCGGCGTGCATCGTGGTGAACTGCAGTTCTACGGCATGCTGTTCAACAACGACTTCCCGCCTCCGATGAACGGCTTGCGCGCGACGAACGAAGTGTTCCGCGTGGTGGTCGAGCTGCGCGTTGTCGCCAGCGGTGGCGGATATGCGCCGACGTCGCAGAGCCGGACGCTCGGACCGATGACGGCACCGAACACCTACATCTTCACCGACGCCGCGACGGGCGACCCGATCGGCACGGTGCACATGACGAGTGGCACGGTGAACTCCATGACGATCACGGTGTTCCCGAACCAGCTGCCGCAGAACCTTGCGCGCATGCACTACGTCAAGCGCTACTGGCAGATCACGCACAGCGGTGGCTCGTGGACGGCGGACATCACCTTCCCGTATGCACCGCAGGAAGCGGCGATGGTGCAGGATCCTCTGCAGCTTCGCGGCGTTCGCCAGGCGGTGATGCTGGGCCAGTGGGAGAATCCGATCGCGGGCACGACGTCGGCATCCGATCCGGCGAATTCGCAGGTGAAGGTGTTCAGTCTGAATCCGGGCAACGTGGGCGGCAACATCGCGCTGGCGCACCCGTACGGATTCGTGAAGGCCGATGGCGACGTTCCGGTGAGCTTCTCTCTGGATCAGAACTATCCGAACCCGTTCAATCCCTCGACGAGCATCAGCTTCGGCGTAGCGGAAGAGCGCGCGGTGCGCATCGTTGTGTACAACCAGCTTGGCGCCGAAGTGGCGGAACTGGTCAACGAGACGATGCCCGCGGGCCGGTACACGACGCTGTTTGACGCACGCGATCTGCCGAGCGGCACGTACATTTGCCGCATGATCGCCGGTGACTATGTCAAGACCATACAGATGATGCTTTCGAAGTAA